A DNA window from Leptolyngbya sp. KIOST-1 contains the following coding sequences:
- a CDS encoding UDP-N-acetylmuramoyl-L-alanyl-D-glutamate--2,6-diaminopimelate ligase produces the protein MKLRQLLGDLPAGLIDAGFSLPEGVGDPDIKGICTNSHACQPGDVFLGMPGTRVDGGEFWPSAVEAGAAAALVSTQALANRPEMGHAWVVPMTDMAVACAEVAARFYHYPARQMGLVGVTGTNGKTTTTHLVEHLLNAAQQPTALLGTLYSRWPGHQQTALYTTPFAVELQAELAKARDAGCRYAVLEVSSHALAQKRVWGCPFEVAVFTNLTQDHLDYHRDMEDYFQAKALLFNEAYLAGRAVVNIDTPYGDRLVAQLPTDRVWTYSTQNPNADLYTGDLTYQANGVTGTLKTPMGTVPFSSPLVGQFNLENVLAAVGAALHLGVALDTIAAALPDFGGVPGRMEQVKVSDAQDISVIVDYAHTPDSLKSSLTAARPFVPGRLICVFGCGGDRDRTKRPQMGRIAYDLADAVVVTSDNPRTEDPEQILRDVVAGIPAQLGEDQVVGDRATAIAAAIAMAQPGDGILIAGKGHEDYQILGTEKIHFDDREQARHFLEKRYSA, from the coding sequence ATGAAGCTGCGCCAACTGCTTGGGGACCTGCCCGCTGGGCTGATCGACGCCGGGTTCTCGCTGCCGGAGGGGGTGGGCGACCCTGACATCAAAGGCATCTGCACCAATTCCCACGCCTGCCAGCCGGGGGATGTGTTTTTGGGGATGCCCGGTACCCGCGTCGATGGCGGCGAGTTTTGGCCCAGTGCCGTGGAGGCAGGGGCGGCGGCGGCGCTAGTTTCCACCCAGGCGCTGGCGAACCGCCCAGAAATGGGCCATGCCTGGGTGGTGCCCATGACCGATATGGCGGTGGCCTGCGCGGAGGTAGCCGCCCGGTTCTACCACTACCCCGCCCGGCAGATGGGCCTGGTGGGGGTAACCGGCACCAACGGCAAAACCACTACGACCCATCTGGTAGAGCACCTGCTGAATGCGGCCCAACAGCCCACGGCCCTGCTGGGAACGCTCTACAGCCGCTGGCCGGGGCATCAGCAGACCGCCCTCTACACCACCCCCTTTGCCGTCGAACTCCAGGCGGAACTGGCTAAAGCACGGGATGCTGGCTGTCGCTACGCGGTGCTGGAGGTCAGCTCCCACGCCCTAGCCCAGAAGCGGGTCTGGGGTTGCCCCTTCGAGGTGGCGGTGTTCACCAACCTGACCCAGGACCACCTCGACTACCACCGCGACATGGAGGACTACTTCCAGGCCAAGGCGCTGCTGTTTAACGAAGCCTATTTGGCTGGCCGAGCAGTGGTGAATATCGACACGCCCTACGGCGATCGCCTCGTCGCCCAGCTGCCCACCGATCGCGTCTGGACCTACAGCACCCAAAATCCCAACGCTGACCTCTACACGGGTGACCTCACCTACCAGGCCAACGGCGTAACGGGAACATTGAAGACGCCGATGGGCACGGTGCCCTTTAGCTCACCGCTGGTGGGGCAGTTCAACCTGGAGAATGTGCTGGCGGCGGTGGGGGCGGCTCTACACCTGGGCGTTGCCCTGGACACCATTGCAGCAGCCCTGCCGGACTTTGGCGGCGTGCCAGGGCGGATGGAGCAGGTGAAGGTCTCCGACGCCCAGGACATCAGCGTGATTGTGGACTACGCCCACACCCCCGACAGCCTGAAAAGTTCCCTGACCGCCGCGCGGCCCTTTGTGCCGGGGCGGCTAATCTGCGTGTTTGGCTGCGGCGGCGATCGCGATCGCACCAAGCGCCCCCAGATGGGCCGCATTGCCTACGACCTGGCCGACGCCGTGGTGGTCACCTCCGACAACCCCCGCACCGAAGACCCCGAGCAGATCCTGCGGGATGTGGTGGCGGGGATTCCGGCCCAGCTGGGGGAGGATCAGGTGGTGGGCGATCGCGCCACTGCCATTGCCGCCGCCATTGCCATGGCCCAGCCGGGGGACGGCATTCTAATTGCGGGCAAAGGCCACGAAGACTACCAAATTCTGGGCACCGAAAAGATTCACTTTGACGACCGTGAGCAGGCCCGCCATTTCCTCGAAAAACGGTATAGTGCCTAA